One Lemur catta isolate mLemCat1 chromosome 15, mLemCat1.pri, whole genome shotgun sequence genomic window carries:
- the NUFIP2 gene encoding nuclear fragile X mental retardation-interacting protein 2 has product MEEKPGQPQPQHHHSHHHPHHHPQQQQQQQPHHHHHYYFYNHNHHHHHHHQQPHQYLQHGAEGSPKAQPKPLKHEQKHTLQQHQETPKKKTGYGELNGNAGEREISLKSLGSDEATSPISRVLNGNQQVVDTSLKQTVKASTFGKAGIKTKNFIQKNSMDKKNGKSYENKSGENQSIDKTDTVAIPNGVVTNNSGYITNGYMGKGVDNDGSGSESGYTTPKKRKARRNSAKGCENLNLVQDKIMQQETSVPTLKQGLETFKPDYSEQKGNRVDGSKPIWKYETGPGGASRGKPAVGDMLRKSSDTKPGVSSKKFDDRPKGKHASAVASKEDSWTLFKPPPVFPVDNSSAKIVPKISYASKVKENLNKTIQSSSVSPSSSSSSSSSTGETQTQSSSRLSQVPMSALKSVTSASFSNGPVLAGTDASVYPAGGQPLLTTAANTLTPISSGTDSVLQDMSLTSAAVEQIKSSLFIYPSNMQTVLLSTAQVDLPSQTDQQNLGDIFQNQWGLSFINEPSAGPETVIGKSSDHKVMEVTFQGEYPAALVSQGAEIIPSGTEHPVFPKAYELEKRTSPQVLGSILKSGTTNESGALSLEPSHIGDLQKADTNSQGALVFLSKDYEIENQNPLASPTNTLLGSAKEQRYQRGLERNDSWGSFDLRAAIVYHTKEMESIWNLQKQDPKRIITYNEAMDSPDQ; this is encoded by the exons ATGGAGGAGAAGCCCGGCCAGCCACAGCCTCAGCACCATCACAGCCATCACCATCCGCACCATcacccccagcagcagcagcagcagcagccgcaccatcaccaccattattatttctacaaccacaaccatcaccaccaccaccatcaccagcaGCCTCACCAGTACCTGCAGCATGGAGCCGAGGGCAGCCCCAAGGCCCAGCCAAAGCCGCTGAAACATGAGCAGAAACACACCCTCCAGCAGCACCAGGAAACGCCGAAGAAGAAAACAG GCTATGGTGAACTAAACGGTAAtgctggagaaagagaaatatcttTAAAGAGTCTGGGTTCTGATGAAGCTACCAGCCCTATTTCCAGGGTCCTCAATGGCAATCAGCAAGTTGTAGACACTAGCCTAAAGCAGACTGTAAAGGCCAGCACCTTTGGGAAAGCAGGAATTAAAACCAAGAATTTCATTCAGAAAAACAGTATGGACAAAAAAAATGGGAAGTCTTATGAAAATAAATCTGGAGAGAACCAGTCTATAGATAAGACTGATACTGTAGCAATTCCAAATGGTGTTGTAACAAATAATTCTGGCTATATTACTAATGGTTATATGGGTAAAGGAGTAGATAATGATGGTAGTGGATCTGAGAGCGGATATACCACTCCTAAAAAAAGGAAAGCTAGGCGCAATAGTGCCAAGGGTTGTGAAAACCTTAATTTAGTGCAGGACAAAATAATGCAACAAGAGACCAGTGTCCCAACCTTAAAACAAGGACTTGAAACTTTCAAGCCTGACTATAGTGAACAAAAGGGAAATCGAGTGGATGGTTCAAAGCCCATTTGGAAGTATGAAACGGGGCCTGGAGGAGCAAGTCGAGGAAAACCTGCTGTGGGTGATATGCTTCGGAAAAGCTCAGATACTAAACCTGGTGTGAGCAGCAAAAAGTTTGATGATCGACCCAAAGGAAAGCATGCTTCAGCTGTTGCCTCCAAAGAGGACTCGTGGACACTATTTAAACCACCTCCAGTTTTTCCAGTGGACAATAGCAGTGCTAAAATAGTTCCTAAAATAAGTTATGCAAGCAAAGTTAAGGAAAACCTCAACAAAACTATCCAGAGCTCTTCTGTGTCaccatcttcatcttcatcctcTTCATCATCTACTGGGGAAACTCAGACCCAATCTTCAAGTCGGTTATCCCAGGTTCCTATGTCAGCGCTGAAATCTGTTACTTCTGCCAGCTTTTCTAATGGGCCTGTTTTAGCAGGGACTGATGCAAGTGTGTATCCTGCAGGGGGTCAGCCACTGCTAACTACTGCTGCTAATACTCTAACACCCATCTCTTCTGGGACTGATTCAGTTCTCCAGGACATGAGTCTAACTTCAGCAGCTGTTGAACAAATTAAGTCTAGCCTTTTTATCTACCCTTCAAATATGCAAACTGTGCTGTTAAGCACAGCACAAGTGGATCTGCCCTCTCAGACAGATCAGCAAAACCTGGGGGATATCTTCCAGAATCAGTGGGGTTTGTCATTTATAAATGAGCCCAGTGCTGGCCCCGAGACTGTTATTGGGAAGTCATCAGATCATAAAGTGATGGAGGTGACATTTCAAGGAGAATATCCTGCCGCTTTGGTTTCACAGGGTGCTGAAATAATCCCCTCAGGAACTGAGCATCCTGTGTTTCCCAAGGCTTATGAGCTGGAGAAACGGACTAGTCCTCAAGTTCTGGGTAGCATTCTAAAATCTGGGACTACTAATGAGAGTGGAGCCTTATCTTTGGAACCCAGTCATATAGGTGACCTGCAGAAAGCAGACACCAATAGTCAAGGTGCTTTAGTGTTTCTCTCAAAGGACTACGAGATAGAAAATCAAAATCCTCTGGCCTCTCCTACGAACACTTTGTTAGGCTCCGCCAAAGAACAGAGATACCAGAGAGGCCTAGAAAGAAATGATAGCTGGGGTTCTTTTGACCTGAGGGCTGCTATTGTATATCACACTAAAG